One segment of Natronosalvus halobius DNA contains the following:
- a CDS encoding response regulator, producing the protein MASDSEQEDRLVTILLVEPNPGDTRLFTESFKDAKLKNSLYTVADADAALDFVNQRGEYADEPRPDLILLEPKLPGRSGTDVLAELKNGPSLREIPVVVLTSSEVGADIFKSKGIDVDHFVQKPVEPEDYIEFVQEIEGFWMALIQEEPKEA; encoded by the coding sequence ATGGCTTCAGACAGTGAGCAGGAGGATCGGCTGGTAACCATATTACTGGTCGAACCAAATCCCGGGGATACCCGTCTCTTTACGGAATCGTTCAAAGATGCGAAACTCAAGAATAGTCTCTACACGGTCGCTGATGCCGACGCAGCTCTCGATTTCGTCAATCAGCGAGGAGAGTATGCAGACGAACCGCGTCCTGATCTCATCCTGCTCGAACCGAAGTTACCTGGAAGAAGTGGTACGGACGTCCTAGCTGAACTGAAGAACGGACCTTCACTCCGTGAGATCCCGGTTGTTGTCCTCACGAGTTCGGAGGTTGGAGCGGACATATTCAAATCGAAGGGAATCGACGTGGATCATTTCGTCCAAAAGCCAGTTGAACCAGAGGATTATATCGAATTCGTCCAGGAAATCGAGGGATTTTGGATGGCACTCATTCAAGAGGAACCCAAAGAAGCCTGA
- a CDS encoding ribosome assembly factor SBDS produces MISLDEAVTARLESHGARFEVLVDPDAALTIKRGEFDGDLEDVIAAEDVFDNASTGDRPAENDLEDVFDTTDPLEIIPEVIKRGEIQITAEQRREMQEQKRKELITTIARNAINPQMDDAPHPPERIENALEEAGFTVDPMEPASEQVDDALDALRPVIPIRFEEITIAVQIPPEYAGSAQAKIRQYGDLEREEWQPDGSWIGVITFPAGLQNDFYDVVNENTSGEAETQIVSDKGELSTR; encoded by the coding sequence ATGATATCGCTCGACGAGGCAGTCACCGCGCGACTCGAGTCACACGGTGCGCGCTTCGAAGTGCTTGTCGACCCTGACGCGGCACTGACGATCAAACGCGGCGAGTTCGACGGCGACTTAGAGGACGTCATCGCCGCGGAGGACGTCTTCGACAACGCCTCGACGGGTGACCGGCCGGCCGAGAACGACCTCGAGGACGTGTTCGACACCACGGATCCCCTCGAGATCATACCCGAGGTAATCAAACGTGGAGAGATCCAGATCACGGCCGAACAGCGCCGGGAGATGCAAGAACAGAAGCGAAAGGAACTGATTACGACCATCGCGCGAAACGCCATCAACCCGCAGATGGACGACGCGCCCCACCCTCCCGAGCGGATCGAAAACGCCCTCGAAGAGGCCGGATTTACGGTCGATCCGATGGAACCGGCGAGCGAACAGGTCGACGACGCCCTCGACGCCCTTCGCCCCGTGATCCCAATCCGATTCGAGGAGATCACCATCGCCGTCCAGATTCCCCCGGAGTACGCCGGAAGTGCCCAGGCAAAGATTCGCCAGTACGGCGACCTCGAGCGCGAGGAGTGGCAACCGGACGGCTCCTGGATCGGCGTCATCACGTTCCCGGCCGGGTTGCAAAACGACTTCTACGACGTCGTTAACGAAAATACGAGCGGCGAAGCGGAAACACAGATCGTCAGCGATAAGGGTGAGTTGAGCACGCGGTAG
- the larC gene encoding nickel pincer cofactor biosynthesis protein LarC — protein MTRRLLAFDGRMGASGDMLLAALLAAGADRAALEPVERALDVEYRIGRTSKCGIHATTVDVVIPTSSSQDAHIEAPRHDDVERGDEYKDDGVHGQGSESEVAGDHHGDDHGHAHGHRNDHDHDHTADNSHDHYHDHSHGDGHDHTADNSHDHYHDHTADNSHDHGHGNGHYHHHDHSHGDDHDHHHDHEADGHVHAEGHGPHRSYLEVCDIVRNMGLEEPVEADALAIFERLGEAEAAVHGTDIESIHFHEVGADDAIADVVGTVLLIHDLEVDRVVTTPISAGGGTVSMSHGEYPIPAPAVLDIVKRADWELSGGPVEAELLTPTGAAILAHVAEGIETLPTMNVENAGYGAGGYDLDPHPNVLRALVGTTRGTLQREDIAVLETNLDDATPEVLGGLQETLSDAGARDVSIGPVTMKKSRPGHLVKVICRPADRERVARRLAEETGTLGIRDAGVTHRWIARRGFETVSLEVGGDAYEVTVKVASDEAGDVYDASAEYDDAAAVAAETGEPIQSVVARAERAFWAERSS, from the coding sequence ATGACCAGGAGACTGCTCGCCTTCGACGGCCGGATGGGCGCAAGCGGCGACATGCTGCTCGCCGCCCTGCTCGCCGCCGGGGCTGACCGGGCGGCCCTCGAACCTGTCGAGCGCGCGCTCGATGTCGAGTATCGTATCGGGCGCACCTCGAAGTGTGGAATTCACGCGACGACGGTCGACGTCGTGATCCCCACCTCCAGCAGCCAGGACGCCCACATCGAGGCACCCCGTCACGACGATGTAGAGCGCGGGGACGAATATAAGGACGACGGTGTGCACGGGCAAGGTTCCGAAAGTGAGGTTGCGGGCGATCACCATGGAGACGATCACGGCCATGCCCACGGCCATAGAAACGACCACGACCACGACCACACCGCCGATAATAGCCACGACCACTATCACGACCACAGCCACGGAGACGGCCACGACCACACCGCCGATAACAGCCACGACCACTATCACGACCACACCGCCGATAATAGCCACGACCACGGCCACGGAAACGGCCACTATCACCATCACGACCACAGCCACGGAGACGACCACGACCACCATCACGATCACGAAGCTGACGGCCACGTCCACGCCGAAGGCCACGGCCCTCACCGGAGCTACCTCGAGGTCTGCGACATCGTCCGAAACATGGGCCTCGAGGAGCCGGTCGAAGCCGACGCCCTCGCCATCTTCGAACGACTCGGCGAAGCGGAGGCCGCCGTCCACGGAACCGACATCGAGTCGATCCACTTCCACGAGGTGGGCGCCGACGACGCCATCGCGGACGTCGTCGGTACCGTACTACTGATACACGACCTCGAGGTCGACCGCGTCGTCACGACACCCATCTCGGCCGGCGGCGGCACCGTCTCGATGAGCCACGGCGAGTACCCAATCCCCGCCCCAGCCGTCCTGGACATAGTAAAGCGGGCCGACTGGGAACTCTCCGGCGGCCCGGTCGAGGCGGAACTACTGACACCGACGGGGGCCGCTATCCTTGCCCACGTCGCCGAGGGAATCGAGACTCTGCCGACGATGAACGTCGAAAACGCAGGCTACGGCGCCGGTGGCTACGACCTCGATCCGCACCCGAACGTTCTCCGCGCGCTGGTCGGGACGACTCGCGGGACCCTCCAGCGCGAGGACATCGCCGTCCTGGAGACGAATCTCGACGACGCGACCCCCGAAGTGCTCGGCGGCCTCCAGGAGACGCTCTCGGACGCGGGCGCTCGAGACGTTTCCATCGGCCCAGTCACCATGAAGAAGTCCCGGCCGGGCCACCTGGTCAAGGTGATCTGCAGACCCGCCGACAGGGAACGCGTTGCCCGGAGGCTCGCCGAGGAGACGGGAACGCTCGGAATCCGCGACGCCGGCGTCACCCACCGCTGGATCGCCCGGCGCGGGTTCGAGACGGTGAGTCTCGAAGTCGGCGGCGACGCCTACGAGGTGACGGTCAAGGTGGCGAGCGACGAGGCCGGCGATGTCTACGATGCGAGCGCGGAGTACGACGACGCCGCGGCCGTCGCCGCCGAGACAGGTGAGCCGATTCAGTCCGTCGTGGCTCGAGCGGAGCGGGCGTTCTGGGCGGAACGTTCGTCCTGA
- a CDS encoding CDC48 family AAA ATPase, translating to MNEVQLEVAKAYPNDSGRGIARLDPDTLLHLKLSPGDIIEIEGSETTAAKVWRADRQDWNTDTVRIDGFTRQNADVGIGERVTIRKAEATKANTLVLAPPEEASVQFGSDAAGMVKRQILKRPVVGHDIVPVMSSTNHPFMRSPGQAIPLIAVETDPEGVVLITEDTDVELREEPISGFEKTGGGITYEDIGGLQNEIQRVREMVELPMKHPQIFKKLGIEPPQGVLLHGPPGTGKTLLAKAVANETSASFFSIAGPEIISKYYGESEQQLREIFEDASEESPAIIFIDELDSIAPKREDVTGEVERRVVAQLLTMMDGLEARGQVIVIAATNRVDSVDPALRRPGRFDREIEIGVPDEVGREEILQIHTRGMPLSDDVNLSHLADETHGFVGADIESLTKESAMKALRRYLPEIDLDEEDIPPSLIDRMIVKREDFRGALAEVEPSAMREVLVELPKVSWDDVGGLDEAKDQVKESVEWPLREPQKFERMGIDPPAGVLLYGPPGTGKTLMAKAVANETNANFISVRGPQLLSKWVGESEKAIRQTFRKARQVSPTVIFFDELDSLAPGRGGEVGSNVSERVVNQLLTELDGLEEMEDVMVIGATNRPDMIDPALLRSGRFDRLVMLGEPNTEGRERILEIHTDDTPLAADVSLREIAEITEGYVGSDLESIGREAAIEALREDDDADLVEMRHFRKAMENVRPTINEDILEYYDQIEQQFKGGGNRVEPGTGRRGSRIGFQ from the coding sequence ATGAACGAAGTGCAACTGGAGGTCGCGAAAGCGTACCCGAACGACTCGGGCCGCGGCATCGCCCGTCTCGACCCGGACACCTTGCTTCACCTGAAGCTGAGTCCGGGCGACATCATCGAGATCGAAGGGTCGGAGACGACCGCTGCAAAGGTCTGGCGTGCGGACCGACAGGACTGGAACACGGACACCGTCCGCATCGACGGGTTCACCCGCCAGAACGCCGACGTCGGCATCGGCGAGCGCGTCACGATTCGGAAGGCCGAGGCGACGAAGGCGAACACGCTGGTGCTCGCTCCCCCGGAGGAGGCCTCCGTCCAGTTCGGCTCCGACGCCGCCGGCATGGTGAAACGCCAGATCCTCAAGCGGCCAGTCGTCGGCCACGACATCGTCCCCGTGATGAGTTCGACGAACCACCCGTTCATGCGCTCGCCGGGCCAGGCAATCCCGCTGATCGCCGTCGAAACCGATCCCGAGGGCGTCGTCCTCATCACCGAGGATACCGACGTCGAACTTCGCGAGGAGCCCATCTCGGGCTTCGAGAAGACCGGCGGCGGGATCACCTACGAGGACATCGGTGGCCTCCAGAACGAGATCCAGCGCGTCCGCGAGATGGTCGAACTGCCGATGAAACACCCCCAGATCTTCAAGAAGCTGGGAATCGAGCCCCCGCAAGGGGTGCTCCTGCACGGCCCGCCGGGGACGGGCAAGACGCTGCTCGCGAAGGCCGTCGCCAACGAGACCTCTGCCAGTTTCTTCTCCATCGCCGGCCCCGAGATCATCTCGAAGTACTACGGCGAGTCCGAACAACAGCTCCGCGAAATTTTCGAAGACGCCAGCGAGGAGTCTCCCGCGATCATCTTCATCGACGAACTCGACTCCATCGCCCCCAAGCGCGAGGACGTCACCGGCGAGGTCGAACGCCGCGTCGTCGCCCAGTTGCTGACCATGATGGACGGCCTCGAGGCTCGCGGCCAGGTGATCGTCATCGCCGCGACCAACCGCGTCGACAGCGTCGACCCCGCCCTCCGCCGGCCCGGCCGGTTCGACCGCGAGATCGAGATCGGCGTCCCGGACGAGGTCGGCCGTGAGGAGATTCTGCAGATCCACACCCGGGGTATGCCGCTCTCCGACGACGTCAACCTCTCGCACCTGGCCGACGAGACCCACGGCTTCGTCGGCGCGGACATCGAGAGTCTGACCAAAGAATCCGCGATGAAGGCCCTGCGGCGGTACCTCCCGGAGATCGACCTGGACGAGGAGGACATCCCGCCGAGCCTGATCGACCGGATGATCGTCAAGCGCGAGGACTTCCGCGGCGCTCTCGCCGAGGTCGAACCGTCGGCGATGCGGGAAGTCCTCGTCGAGTTGCCGAAGGTTAGCTGGGACGACGTCGGCGGGCTCGACGAGGCGAAAGATCAGGTCAAGGAGTCCGTCGAGTGGCCCCTGCGCGAGCCCCAGAAGTTCGAGCGGATGGGCATCGACCCACCCGCGGGCGTCTTGCTGTACGGCCCGCCGGGCACCGGAAAGACGCTCATGGCAAAGGCCGTCGCCAACGAGACCAACGCCAACTTCATCTCGGTTCGCGGCCCACAGTTGCTCAGCAAGTGGGTCGGCGAGTCCGAGAAAGCCATCCGTCAGACCTTCCGGAAGGCCCGGCAGGTCTCCCCAACGGTGATCTTCTTCGACGAACTCGACTCGCTCGCCCCCGGCCGCGGCGGCGAGGTCGGGTCGAACGTCTCCGAACGCGTCGTCAACCAGCTACTGACCGAACTCGACGGCCTCGAGGAGATGGAGGACGTGATGGTGATCGGTGCGACGAACCGCCCGGACATGATCGACCCGGCCCTCCTCCGGTCGGGCCGCTTCGACCGGCTGGTCATGCTCGGCGAACCAAACACTGAGGGTCGCGAACGAATCCTCGAAATCCACACCGACGACACGCCCCTGGCCGCGGACGTCAGCTTGCGCGAGATCGCCGAGATCACGGAGGGGTACGTGGGCAGCGACCTCGAGTCGATCGGCCGGGAGGCAGCGATCGAGGCGCTCCGCGAGGACGACGACGCCGATCTCGTCGAGATGCGCCACTTCCGGAAAGCGATGGAAAACGTGCGCCCGACGATCAACGAGGACATCCTCGAGTACTACGATCAGATCGAACAGCAGTTCAAGGGCGGTGGAAACAGGGTCGAACCCGGCACGGGTCGCCGGGGAAGTCGTATCGGGTTCCAGTAA
- a CDS encoding YihY/virulence factor BrkB family protein, with product MSHQSDRDVRTIVRGIVGTAQEREITFLAAGFAYYAFVSLFPMIVLALVVGTLVGGQQVAEDLVVLAGDFLPNAGEDLVLEALTAESGRTEATIVALAVSTWGALKVFRGLSLAFDRVYDTVAEDSLLEQIRDGITVILTIVLALLLMILIGAVIGLIAGRVPYVGVLSWLGLLLGLVLVFLPLYYVLPPIPVELREVIPGAFFAAIGWVLLQAGFQLYAANAGQYEAYGAIGAILLFVTWLYFAGILILLGAVINVVLSRPRLASV from the coding sequence ATGAGCCACCAGTCGGACCGCGACGTTCGTACCATCGTACGAGGGATCGTCGGAACCGCACAGGAGCGAGAGATCACGTTCCTCGCCGCCGGATTCGCCTACTACGCGTTCGTCTCGCTTTTCCCGATGATCGTGCTGGCGCTCGTCGTCGGTACCCTCGTCGGCGGCCAGCAGGTCGCAGAGGACCTGGTCGTGCTGGCCGGCGACTTCCTCCCCAATGCCGGCGAAGATCTCGTGCTCGAGGCGCTTACCGCCGAGTCGGGACGAACCGAGGCGACCATCGTCGCCCTCGCCGTCTCGACGTGGGGTGCGCTAAAGGTCTTTCGCGGGCTGAGCCTCGCGTTCGACCGCGTCTACGACACCGTCGCCGAGGACTCCCTGCTCGAGCAGATTCGCGACGGAATCACAGTCATCCTGACGATCGTCCTCGCGCTTTTGCTTATGATCCTCATCGGGGCGGTGATCGGCCTCATCGCCGGGCGGGTTCCCTACGTCGGGGTTCTCAGCTGGCTCGGATTGCTCCTGGGGCTCGTCCTGGTGTTCCTGCCGCTTTACTACGTGTTGCCCCCGATTCCCGTCGAACTTCGCGAGGTGATTCCGGGCGCGTTCTTCGCAGCGATCGGCTGGGTGCTCCTCCAGGCCGGCTTTCAGCTCTACGCCGCGAACGCCGGGCAGTACGAGGCCTACGGGGCGATCGGCGCTATCCTGTTGTTCGTCACCTGGCTCTACTTCGCTGGCATCCTGATCCTCCTGGGGGCAGTCATCAACGTGGTGCTGTCCCGACCCCGACTCGCCTCGGTGTAA
- a CDS encoding FUN14 domain-containing protein: MVNIDPTALGLEFGGGAAIGALMGFAAKKIAKLIAVIIGVQLVIFRYLESQGILIVDWGALSNGLIKTSEHADPTYLESLISTMSVGVGFTAGFLIGFRRG; encoded by the coding sequence ATGGTCAATATCGATCCAACGGCCCTGGGACTCGAGTTCGGTGGCGGTGCAGCCATCGGCGCCCTCATGGGCTTCGCCGCGAAGAAAATCGCTAAACTCATCGCCGTCATCATCGGCGTCCAGCTCGTCATATTCCGGTACCTCGAATCACAGGGTATCCTCATCGTCGACTGGGGCGCGCTATCGAACGGATTGATCAAAACGTCAGAACACGCAGACCCGACCTACCTCGAGTCGCTCATCTCGACGATGTCCGTCGGGGTCGGCTTCACGGCCGGCTTCCTGATCGGATTCCGTCGCGGATAA
- a CDS encoding peroxidase-related enzyme (This protein belongs to a clade of uncharacterized proteins related to peroxidases such as the alkylhydroperoxidase AhpD.) yields MTDVDPMTRFPVPDVEDLPEDLRERIEEETERAGFTPNVFLAYAYRPSHFRAFFQYYDALVEDTELTRLEVEMIIVAVSGANDCYYCNTAHGALVRLYGDDPLLADQLISNYRNADVSDRHQAMLDLAVALTTDQATVEEADLEALEDHGFSREAIWDIGSVAAFFNLSNRMAQLADMRPNEEFHTLGRE; encoded by the coding sequence ATGACCGACGTCGATCCGATGACCCGGTTTCCAGTTCCGGACGTGGAAGACCTGCCCGAAGACCTCCGAGAGCGCATCGAGGAGGAGACCGAACGCGCTGGCTTCACGCCGAACGTGTTCCTCGCGTACGCCTACCGTCCCTCACACTTTCGGGCGTTCTTCCAGTACTACGACGCCCTGGTCGAAGACACCGAACTCACGCGCCTGGAGGTCGAAATGATCATCGTCGCCGTCAGCGGGGCCAATGACTGCTATTACTGCAACACGGCCCACGGGGCGCTCGTTCGCCTCTACGGAGACGATCCGCTGCTGGCCGATCAGCTCATTTCGAATTACCGGAACGCCGACGTCAGCGACCGCCACCAAGCGATGCTCGACCTGGCGGTCGCGCTCACGACCGACCAGGCGACCGTCGAGGAGGCGGACCTGGAGGCACTCGAGGATCACGGGTTCAGCCGCGAGGCGATCTGGGACATCGGCTCGGTGGCGGCGTTTTTCAACCTCTCGAATCGAATGGCTCAACTGGCCGACATGCGACCGAACGAGGAGTTTCACACGCTGGGTCGTGAGTAA
- a CDS encoding CBS domain-containing protein, translating to MNIADIATTEYIEVDVGTRMGKVRSTFEDGNPKGLIVTNDGEYAGVISEREVLQSHVEDDAKVAALIKPSRNDPAPKVDRHEDVREVARMLVEGNTKVAPVFEGENLWGVITEDDLLTAVLENLDAITVGDIYTTDPITLAEDDGVGKAINHLREHGISRLPVVNENGYLTGVVTTHDIADFVIRENERMTTGDRVGDNERMLDVPLYDIMNSPVVTTTADKTAREAVETMLEDDYAGLVVTPADDDRLIEGVVTKTDVLRALTFTEEEHMDVQITNISLMDTISRESIVQSIEQVSDKYADMRVHHAHVRFHEHKEKLRGTPLIQCQIRLRTNKSQVAGSGEGYGAENSFRVALDKLERNVLELKGVRSDEEYRGQLLRKLNEL from the coding sequence ATGAATATCGCCGATATCGCCACCACGGAGTACATCGAGGTCGACGTCGGGACGCGAATGGGGAAAGTCCGTTCGACCTTCGAGGACGGCAACCCCAAGGGGCTGATCGTGACCAACGACGGAGAGTACGCTGGCGTCATCAGCGAGCGCGAGGTACTCCAGTCACACGTCGAAGACGACGCCAAGGTGGCGGCGTTGATCAAGCCGAGTCGCAACGACCCGGCGCCGAAAGTCGACCGGCACGAGGACGTCAGGGAGGTCGCCCGCATGCTCGTCGAGGGCAACACCAAGGTCGCACCGGTGTTCGAGGGCGAGAACCTCTGGGGCGTCATCACCGAGGACGACCTGCTCACTGCCGTCCTCGAGAACCTCGACGCGATCACCGTCGGCGACATCTACACGACCGACCCGATCACGCTCGCGGAGGACGACGGCGTCGGCAAGGCAATCAATCACCTGCGCGAACACGGTATCTCCCGGCTCCCCGTGGTCAACGAGAACGGTTACCTGACCGGCGTCGTGACGACCCACGACATCGCCGACTTCGTCATCCGAGAAAACGAGCGCATGACGACCGGCGACCGCGTCGGCGACAACGAGCGGATGCTCGACGTGCCGCTCTACGACATCATGAACAGCCCCGTAGTTACCACGACGGCCGACAAGACCGCTCGAGAGGCCGTCGAAACCATGCTCGAGGACGATTACGCCGGCCTGGTCGTCACGCCCGCAGACGACGACCGACTCATCGAGGGCGTCGTCACCAAGACCGACGTGCTCCGGGCGCTCACGTTCACCGAGGAAGAGCACATGGACGTCCAGATCACGAACATCTCGCTCATGGACACCATCTCCCGGGAGTCCATCGTCCAGAGCATCGAACAGGTCTCGGACAAGTACGCGGACATGCGGGTCCACCACGCCCACGTCCGCTTCCACGAGCACAAGGAGAAGCTCCGCGGCACGCCGCTAATCCAGTGTCAGATCCGCCTCCGAACGAACAAGTCCCAGGTCGCCGGCTCCGGCGAGGGCTACGGCGCGGAGAACTCGTTCAGGGTCGCCCTGGACAAACTCGAGCGGAACGTCCTGGAGCTCAAGGGCGTCCGTAGCGACGAGGAGTACCGTGGGCAGTTACTCCGGAAGTTGAACGAACTCTAA
- the radB gene encoding DNA repair and recombination protein RadB, whose product MNDEAISTGCPPVDALLEGGFERGAVTQLYGPPASGKTNLALSAAVETAVAGGTAVFIDTEGVSVDRFEQLLSARTDDVESVASRIIIEDAYDFDEQAEAVRDTADFATQADLVVLDSATGFYRIERAEDGEAGDALRQVASQITHLLSLARKHDLAVVVTNQVFADPDSDRTRPLGGNTLEHWTGVVIRLERFRAGNRRATLTKHRSKPAGESATFRITGSGLEGADDARP is encoded by the coding sequence GTGAACGACGAGGCGATATCGACCGGCTGTCCCCCGGTCGACGCGTTGCTCGAGGGCGGGTTCGAACGCGGAGCAGTCACGCAGCTGTACGGCCCGCCAGCGTCGGGGAAGACGAACCTCGCGCTGTCGGCCGCCGTCGAGACGGCCGTCGCCGGTGGTACGGCCGTCTTCATCGATACCGAAGGCGTCTCGGTCGATCGATTCGAACAGCTCCTCTCCGCTCGCACCGACGACGTCGAGTCGGTCGCCTCCAGGATCATCATCGAGGACGCCTACGACTTCGACGAGCAGGCCGAGGCCGTGCGCGACACTGCGGACTTCGCAACCCAGGCCGACCTGGTCGTCCTGGACAGCGCGACCGGCTTCTACCGAATCGAGCGCGCCGAAGACGGCGAGGCGGGCGACGCCCTCCGTCAGGTGGCCAGCCAGATTACCCACCTGCTCTCGCTCGCGCGCAAGCACGACCTCGCGGTGGTCGTCACGAACCAGGTGTTCGCTGATCCCGATAGCGACCGGACGCGCCCACTCGGGGGGAACACCCTGGAGCACTGGACGGGCGTGGTGATCCGCCTCGAGCGTTTCCGCGCCGGCAATCGTCGGGCGACGCTCACGAAACACCGCTCGAAACCGGCGGGCGAGTCGGCGACGTTCCGGATCACGGGGTCGGGGCTCGAAGGTGCCGACGACGCTCGGCCGTAG
- a CDS encoding low molecular weight phosphatase family protein translates to MTRIALVCVQNAGRSQMATAYAERERSTRGLEDEVEILSGGTHPADAVHDEVEEAMAEEGFDLAGRTPTSITTDELESCDVVATMGCSTLDLDTEVDVRDWALEDPHGKTLERVHEIRENVRRRVIALFDELESGRDLEPVTE, encoded by the coding sequence ATGACGCGAATCGCACTGGTGTGCGTCCAGAACGCTGGCCGCAGTCAGATGGCGACCGCCTACGCCGAACGGGAACGTTCGACCCGCGGCCTCGAGGACGAGGTCGAGATTCTCTCCGGCGGAACTCATCCGGCCGACGCGGTCCACGACGAAGTGGAGGAAGCCATGGCCGAGGAGGGATTCGACCTCGCCGGGCGGACGCCGACGTCGATCACCACCGACGAACTCGAGTCCTGCGACGTCGTAGCGACGATGGGCTGTTCGACGCTCGACCTCGATACCGAGGTCGACGTTCGCGACTGGGCCCTCGAGGATCCTCACGGGAAAACACTCGAGCGAGTGCACGAGATCCGCGAGAACGTCCGACGACGGGTGATCGCGCTGTTCGACGAACTCGAGTCGGGGCGGGATCTCGAGCCGGTCACAGAGTAG
- a CDS encoding lycopene cyclase domain-containing protein, which translates to MARDISVFGRYTYLATEIFWGAIAFVLLRRAGALKRAAVTIIALYPIAYFWDWYTLEVGVFDIQLRTGYDIGGIPIEEHLFMAVVPGLVIAFHETIFDSSVATSLEEGDPSPAER; encoded by the coding sequence ATGGCTCGAGACATTTCCGTCTTCGGCCGGTACACCTACCTCGCGACGGAGATCTTCTGGGGTGCCATCGCGTTCGTACTGCTGCGACGGGCCGGCGCGCTCAAACGGGCGGCCGTCACGATCATCGCGCTGTATCCAATCGCCTATTTCTGGGACTGGTACACGCTCGAGGTCGGCGTCTTCGACATTCAACTGCGAACGGGTTACGACATCGGCGGTATTCCGATCGAGGAACACCTGTTCATGGCCGTCGTTCCCGGGCTGGTCATCGCCTTCCACGAGACGATATTTGACTCGAGTGTGGCCACTTCCCTGGAAGAGGGAGACCCATCGCCAGCCGAGAGGTAG
- a CDS encoding CAP domain-containing protein, whose amino-acid sequence MSRRGRQLGREKSSSERQTNRASLNITSLVMTAVLVGAIVLAGVLLAPQAIAFVQDELGPSVEPPEPGDRNPPVTDPDDPGPSSYETETERVDSSAVEDRVHELVNERRTKHGLEPIAWDGTVASVSRAHSRDMHADSRFAHVNADGESPYDRFGDVADYCRAYGENIALTHVGRTVERSHDGEHVEYQTADELAEGLVGQWMHSDEHRATILEENDAIDGWDRGGVGVYIDDDGRVFATHNFCTVRKPFDW is encoded by the coding sequence ATGAGCAGACGCGGTCGCCAATTGGGACGGGAGAAGTCGTCCAGCGAGCGCCAGACGAACAGAGCCAGTCTCAACATCACGTCACTCGTGATGACCGCCGTCCTGGTCGGCGCAATCGTCCTCGCGGGCGTACTGCTCGCCCCGCAGGCAATCGCGTTCGTCCAGGACGAACTCGGCCCCTCCGTCGAGCCGCCGGAACCGGGTGACCGAAACCCGCCGGTCACCGACCCGGACGACCCAGGACCCTCGAGCTACGAAACGGAGACTGAACGAGTGGACTCGAGCGCCGTCGAGGACCGCGTCCACGAACTCGTCAACGAACGACGCACCAAACACGGCCTCGAGCCGATCGCGTGGGACGGGACGGTCGCCTCGGTGTCCCGCGCCCACAGCCGAGACATGCACGCAGACAGTCGATTTGCCCACGTCAACGCCGACGGCGAGTCGCCGTACGACCGGTTTGGCGACGTCGCCGACTACTGCCGAGCTTACGGGGAGAACATCGCCCTCACGCACGTCGGGAGGACGGTCGAACGCTCCCACGACGGCGAACACGTCGAGTATCAGACCGCGGACGAACTCGCCGAAGGCCTCGTCGGGCAGTGGATGCACTCCGACGAGCACCGGGCGACGATTCTCGAGGAAAACGACGCAATCGACGGCTGGGACCGGGGCGGCGTCGGCGTCTACATCGACGACGACGGGCGAGTGTTCGCGACCCATAACTTCTGTACGGTGCGCAAACCGTTCGACTGGTGA